In the Hylaeus volcanicus isolate JK05 chromosome 1, UHH_iyHylVolc1.0_haploid, whole genome shotgun sequence genome, one interval contains:
- the LOC128883231 gene encoding proline-rich protein PRCC codes for MSLVAYDSSDESTEDEGYNCEMDSVNNATEEAVVKRTNDKLCLPSPKYDPLITETENNNVDTGISSEKIHFDKLPKPKSSINEPENIVEEDDIPFPKEEIELKSEKATKKDRAPVRITVPSLSDFKDVEEENEKKSNKIKVSSKGTKLFALLPPPRGSEIKSINNLIPNVISKTVAKTNQMKLQANTDTKTSETNKVTKPETRKISIGINYDSNSEDEDDIITSSGTSCTTDFFALAETESISNPPILDSLPSNSHLEKTSSNFDTSMENDSNTGGSTLSIAVNEACTNGSQKTLVSTVMNLPKEEILLKNKAEIGPKLPVPEQEYNIDTEGNVAFDDKAIEYLCGRRGIKRKNKEIGEANIIEINGEDIKPDEREWLVKALTEEPVQRPVSMQGGGVNSQSKKKHQITYLAHQAKAMEMELKNQWAQNRMTRKQTQSKYGF; via the exons ATGAGTCTTGTGGCGTATGACAGCAGCGATGAAAGTACAGAAGATGAAGGGTATAATTGCGAAATGGATAGTGTAAACAATGCTACAGAGGAAGCTGTAGTTAAACGAACAAATGACAAATTGTGCTTGCCTTCTCCAAAATACGATCCACTGATAACAGAGACTGAAAACAATAATGTTGACACAGGCATCTCAtcggaaaaaattcatttcgataaattacCTAAACCTAAAAGCTCGATTAACGAACCAGAAAATATCGTGGAAGAGGACGATATCCCTTTTCCGAAGGaagaaatcgaattaaaatccGAAAAAGCAACCAAAAAAGATCGTGCACCAGTTAGAATAACAGTTCCTTCTTTATCTGAT TTTAAAGATGTTGAAGAagagaatgaaaagaaatctaacaaaattaaagtgtCAAGT aAAGGTACCAAACTTTTTGCACTTCTACCACCACCAAGAGGATCTGAAATAAagagtattaataatttaatacctAATGTTATTAGTAAAACAGTAGCAAAAacaaatcaaatgaaactacAAGCAAATACAGACACAAAAACTTCAGAGACAAATAAAGTAACAAAGcctgaaacaagaaaaatttctatagGAATAAATTACGACTCAAACTCTGAGGATGAAGATGATATAATCACAAGCAGTGGTACTAGTTGTACTACAGATTTCTTTGCTCTAGCAGAAACTGAAAGTATTTCAAATCCTCCTATATTGGATTCCTTACCTAGCAACTCACATTTAGAAAAGACATCAAGTAACTTTGATACATCAATGGAGAATGATTCAAACACAGGTGGCAGTACACTTAGTATAGCTGTAAATGAAGCCTGTACAAATGGTTCTCAAAAGACATTAGTGAGTACTGTCATGAACTTACCAAAAGAAGAGATTTTGCTAAAAAACAAAGCAGAAATTGGTCCAAAATTACCTGTACCTGAACAAGAATATAACATTGATACAGAAGGAAATGTAGCCTTTGATGATAAAGCTATTGAATATCTTTGTGGGAGAAGGGGAATAAagcgaaaaaataaagaaattggaGAAGccaatattattgaaattaatggtGAAGATATTAAACCAGATGAACGGGAATGGTTGGTAAAAGCATTAACAGAAGAGCCAGTACAGAGACCAGTTTCTATGCAAGGTGGTGGAGTGAATTCCCAATCTAAAAAGAAGCATCAAATAACATACTTAGCACATCAAGCAAAGGCAATGGAAATGGAGTTAAAAAATCAATGGGCACAAAACAGAATGACCCGGAAACAGACACAGTCGAAATAtggattttaa